In Kangiella profundi, one DNA window encodes the following:
- a CDS encoding Rrf2 family transcriptional regulator, with the protein MHITRYTDYSLRVLIFLGLEKGRLCTIQEISDSYNISSNHLMKVVHALNKKGYIETVRGKNGGMRLRMEPNEIRIGVLVREMEPDMSLVECFSPDNKCVITPVCGLKAVLGEALKNFLNTLDKYTLGDMLPQEYKPQLARLLKIAEVS; encoded by the coding sequence ATGCATATTACCCGTTATACCGACTACTCATTACGCGTTCTAATATTTCTGGGGCTGGAAAAGGGCCGATTGTGCACCATTCAGGAAATTTCAGACAGTTACAACATCTCCAGTAACCATTTGATGAAAGTGGTCCACGCTTTAAATAAGAAAGGCTATATCGAAACTGTACGTGGTAAAAATGGTGGTATGCGACTTCGCATGGAGCCAAACGAAATCCGAATTGGTGTACTGGTTCGTGAAATGGAGCCTGATATGAGTCTGGTGGAATGCTTTTCCCCGGATAACAAATGTGTCATCACGCCCGTCTGTGGGCTGAAAGCCGTGCTTGGAGAAGCATTGAAAAATTTCCTCAATACTCTGGACAAGTACACACTGGGCGATATGTTACCGCAGGAATATAAGCCTCAGTTGGCCCGCTTGCTTAAAATCGCGGAAGTCTCATAA